From Verrucomicrobiota bacterium JB022, one genomic window encodes:
- a CDS encoding alpha-amylase family glycosyl hydrolase codes for MAPSRRQPSSPILSGAHWASLHTGIVSLQRDWKRKTMPPLFWGADRIPLQDVKPAPPTAFGEHSAYYCSGAYIVFLIRASRMPTVSFEEEKLYVAGPFNEWAQGKDKSKWRLKPMQIDGESYFTLRRQKKQIVGSEPVPFKFVTGTGRWLDVPSDAPNIHWDASGNRNYQIRADRTGKHVLQFTAPRSINQSGAAQVTYKEGDYEETVPVQAGVFLKTLESPMEQGVKVLGGITRFRIFAPRASSVKLFLFQDLEHQEPEPITLRMVDGMTWEATVAGNRHGWYYYYKIDGHSIEGATCFDPNFRILDPYALACVGPQGPAIVVDHGKLPRTPRPFRPPWWHDLVVCEAHVRDLTKFAPIAMSDIERRGFTGLRKWVEHESFYLKELGFNAVELQPIQENDARDPAQYHWGYMTCNFFSPASQYATDPAKATQIEEFRELVDAFHRQGMAVILDVVYNHVGEPNYLQYIDKQYYFLLSRDGEYMNFSGCGNTLDCDAPMARRLMIESLIHLVRTYDVDGFRFDLGELVGRDALADVEKKLKAVKPSIIVVAEPWSFRGHIAHQLKETGVASWNDGYREFVREYVTGRGNAEGLRYYLQGSAELASFPSQTVNYLESHDDRCWIDKITENRDHNGYFPTFNDRRRTHLMMSILSMSLGIPMLNSGMDMLKSKHGINNTYQREDLNAIPYTRAIFYSGTHEYFRQWIHFRRSEWGRMIRLYERPKPGYFETFTCRSALGMVYNANRQYGRRQLFYTINPHFEIVRLEVPEGLLDGFTQVADQERFDARGLHTAQVRREKNYLELMPLSCALWVKA; via the coding sequence ATGGCTCCCTCTCGTCGTCAGCCGTCGTCTCCCATTCTCTCCGGCGCCCATTGGGCGTCCCTACACACGGGAATCGTGTCCCTCCAGCGCGACTGGAAGCGCAAAACGATGCCGCCACTCTTTTGGGGTGCCGATCGTATTCCGCTGCAGGATGTCAAGCCGGCCCCGCCCACGGCCTTCGGGGAGCATTCTGCTTACTATTGCTCCGGCGCCTACATCGTCTTCCTCATCCGCGCAAGCCGGATGCCCACCGTGTCGTTCGAAGAGGAGAAGCTCTATGTCGCCGGGCCGTTCAACGAGTGGGCGCAGGGCAAGGACAAGAGCAAGTGGCGCCTGAAGCCGATGCAGATCGACGGCGAGAGCTACTTTACCCTGCGGCGCCAGAAAAAACAGATCGTGGGGAGCGAGCCCGTGCCCTTCAAATTCGTGACCGGCACCGGGCGGTGGCTCGATGTGCCTTCCGACGCCCCCAACATCCACTGGGACGCTTCGGGCAACCGTAATTACCAGATCCGGGCCGACCGTACGGGCAAGCACGTGCTGCAGTTCACGGCCCCTCGCTCGATCAACCAGAGCGGCGCAGCGCAAGTGACCTACAAGGAGGGAGACTACGAGGAAACGGTGCCGGTGCAGGCGGGCGTCTTCCTCAAGACGCTGGAAAGCCCGATGGAGCAGGGGGTCAAAGTGCTCGGCGGGATTACCCGCTTCCGTATCTTCGCCCCGCGTGCCTCGTCGGTGAAGCTGTTCCTCTTTCAGGACCTCGAGCATCAGGAGCCCGAACCGATCACGCTGCGCATGGTCGACGGCATGACCTGGGAGGCCACCGTGGCCGGCAATCGCCATGGATGGTACTATTATTACAAGATCGACGGCCACAGCATCGAAGGTGCGACCTGTTTCGATCCCAATTTCCGCATTCTCGACCCTTACGCTTTAGCCTGTGTCGGCCCTCAAGGCCCCGCTATCGTCGTCGACCACGGCAAGCTGCCTCGGACGCCGCGTCCGTTTCGCCCGCCGTGGTGGCACGACCTGGTCGTGTGCGAAGCGCACGTGCGCGACCTGACGAAGTTTGCCCCGATCGCGATGTCCGACATCGAACGGCGCGGCTTTACCGGCCTGCGCAAATGGGTGGAGCACGAATCGTTTTACCTCAAGGAGCTGGGCTTCAACGCCGTAGAGCTGCAGCCGATTCAGGAAAATGATGCGCGCGACCCTGCCCAGTACCACTGGGGCTACATGACCTGCAACTTCTTCAGCCCGGCGAGCCAATACGCGACCGATCCGGCCAAGGCGACGCAGATCGAGGAGTTTCGTGAGCTGGTCGACGCCTTCCACCGCCAGGGCATGGCCGTGATCCTCGACGTGGTCTATAACCACGTGGGCGAGCCGAATTACCTGCAGTATATCGACAAGCAGTATTACTTCCTGCTCAGCCGCGACGGCGAATACATGAACTTCAGCGGCTGCGGCAACACGCTCGACTGTGATGCGCCAATGGCCCGTCGCCTGATGATCGAGAGCCTGATCCACCTCGTGCGCACCTACGATGTCGACGGCTTCCGCTTCGACCTGGGCGAACTGGTGGGCCGCGATGCGCTGGCCGATGTCGAGAAAAAGCTCAAGGCCGTGAAGCCATCCATTATCGTGGTGGCCGAGCCGTGGAGCTTCCGTGGGCACATTGCGCACCAGCTCAAGGAGACCGGCGTTGCCTCCTGGAACGACGGCTACCGCGAGTTTGTGCGCGAATACGTGACGGGTCGAGGCAACGCGGAAGGGCTGCGCTACTACCTCCAGGGCTCGGCCGAGCTGGCGTCGTTCCCTTCCCAGACGGTCAACTACCTCGAAAGCCACGACGACCGCTGCTGGATCGACAAGATTACGGAAAACCGCGACCACAACGGTTACTTCCCGACGTTCAACGACCGTCGCCGGACTCACCTGATGATGAGCATCCTCAGTATGTCGCTCGGCATCCCCATGCTCAACAGCGGGATGGACATGCTGAAGAGCAAGCATGGGATCAATAACACCTATCAGCGCGAAGACCTCAACGCGATCCCCTACACGCGCGCCATCTTTTACAGCGGCACGCACGAGTATTTCCGTCAGTGGATTCACTTCCGCCGCAGCGAATGGGGGCGCATGATTCGGCTCTATGAGCGACCCAAGCCCGGCTACTTCGAGACGTTTACCTGTCGCTCGGCGCTGGGTATGGTTTACAACGCGAACCGCCAGTATGGGCGCCGTCAGCTCTTTTACACCATCAACCCGCACTTCGAGATCGTGCGGCTGGAGGTGCCGGAAGGCCTGCTCGATGGTTTTACCCAAGTTGCCGACCAGGAACGCTTCGACGCGCGTGGTCTCCATACCGCCCAGGTCCGACGCGAAAAAAATTACCTGGAGCTGATGCCGCTCAGCTGCGCCCTTTGGGTCAAGGCCTGA
- the gap gene encoding type I glyceraldehyde-3-phosphate dehydrogenase translates to MATKIAINGFGRIGRLVFRALVEQGLLGSTFDVVAINDLVPADNLAYLLKYDSIQGRFDGTVSSEKSSADVAEDDTLVINGHKIKCLALRAKPDQLPWKDLGVDLVIESTGLWTKDTDAEGHIKAGAKKVIISAPGKGDKVKTVVMGVNDESLTAADTIISNASCTTNCLAPITKVVLENFGIVEGLMTTVHSYTATQKTNDGPSAKDWKGGRAAAINIIPSTTGAAKAVALVLPAVKGKLTGMAFRVPTPTVSVVDLTVKTEKETSYEEICQKMKEAAEGPLKGILGYTEDQVVSSDFIHDKTSSIFDAGSGIGLNSTFFKLVSWYDNEWGYSNRVVDLLKKVNSL, encoded by the coding sequence ATGGCTACTAAAATCGCGATTAACGGTTTTGGCCGGATTGGCCGCTTGGTCTTCCGCGCCCTGGTGGAGCAAGGTCTGCTTGGCAGCACCTTCGATGTCGTTGCGATCAACGACCTCGTGCCTGCTGACAATCTGGCTTACCTGCTGAAGTACGACTCGATCCAGGGTCGCTTCGACGGCACGGTCTCCAGCGAAAAGTCCTCTGCGGACGTCGCCGAAGACGACACCCTCGTCATCAACGGCCACAAGATCAAGTGCCTCGCCCTGCGCGCCAAGCCCGATCAACTGCCGTGGAAGGACCTCGGCGTGGATCTGGTGATCGAGTCCACCGGTCTCTGGACCAAGGACACGGACGCCGAAGGCCACATCAAGGCTGGCGCCAAGAAGGTGATCATCTCCGCGCCTGGTAAGGGCGACAAGGTGAAGACCGTGGTGATGGGCGTGAACGACGAGTCGCTGACCGCTGCCGACACCATCATCTCCAACGCTTCCTGCACGACGAACTGCCTCGCCCCCATCACCAAGGTGGTGCTCGAGAACTTCGGTATCGTCGAAGGCTTGATGACGACGGTCCACAGCTACACCGCCACCCAGAAGACCAATGATGGTCCTTCCGCCAAGGACTGGAAGGGCGGCCGCGCTGCTGCGATCAACATCATCCCGTCGACCACCGGTGCCGCCAAGGCGGTTGCCCTCGTGCTCCCGGCCGTAAAGGGCAAGCTGACCGGTATGGCCTTCCGCGTGCCGACCCCGACGGTGTCCGTCGTCGACCTGACGGTGAAGACCGAAAAGGAAACGAGCTACGAAGAGATCTGCCAAAAGATGAAGGAAGCCGCCGAAGGCCCCCTCAAGGGCATCCTCGGTTACACCGAAGACCAAGTCGTCAGCAGCGACTTCATCCACGACAAGACCTCCTCGATCTTCGACGCCGGCAGCGGCATCGGCCTCAACAGCACCTTCTTCAAGCTGGTTTCGTGGTACGACAACGAATGGGGCTACTCCAACCGCGTCGTCGACCTGCTCAAGAAGGTCAACAGCCTCTAA
- a CDS encoding phosphoglycerate kinase, which produces MATKTIEDIQVKGKRVLVRVDFNVPVKNGAITDDSRIVAALPTINYLRENGAKVILCSHLGRPKAKKDLEFTLAPIANDLAQKLGSPVTFVDDCIGEGVAAQVKAMKDGDVVLLENVRFYAGEEGNDPEFAKQLASVADIYVNDAFGTAHRAHASTEGVTKYLSPSVCGYLIQEELKFLGEKTARPERPFVVILGGAKVSDKIMVIDALLEKADKILIGGAMAYTFKLAQGGKVGNSLAEPDKVETAKSALEKAKAKGVEFLLPVDNLVCDKLDFKGGTLGNTKVVDGDIEDGWEGVDIGPKTIELYAGAVKDAKTVLWNGPMGIFEIPESAKGTFAVAKVVAEAENISIIGGGDSVKAIKKSGYGDKVTFMSTGGGASLEFLEGKELPGVVALDQK; this is translated from the coding sequence ATGGCCACCAAGACCATCGAAGACATTCAGGTAAAAGGTAAGCGCGTGCTCGTGCGCGTCGACTTCAACGTGCCGGTGAAAAACGGTGCGATTACCGACGACTCCCGCATCGTGGCTGCTCTGCCCACGATCAACTACCTGCGCGAAAATGGCGCCAAGGTGATTCTTTGCAGCCATCTCGGCCGCCCGAAGGCCAAGAAGGACCTGGAGTTCACCCTCGCCCCGATCGCCAACGACCTCGCCCAGAAGCTCGGCTCGCCCGTCACCTTCGTGGACGACTGCATCGGCGAAGGCGTGGCCGCCCAAGTCAAGGCGATGAAGGACGGCGACGTGGTCCTGCTCGAAAACGTCCGCTTCTATGCGGGCGAAGAAGGCAACGATCCGGAATTTGCCAAGCAACTCGCCTCCGTGGCCGACATCTATGTCAACGACGCGTTTGGCACGGCTCACCGCGCCCACGCCTCGACCGAAGGTGTGACGAAGTACCTCAGCCCGAGCGTCTGCGGCTACCTCATCCAGGAAGAGCTGAAGTTCCTCGGCGAGAAGACCGCCCGGCCGGAGCGCCCCTTTGTCGTGATCCTCGGCGGTGCCAAGGTCAGCGACAAGATCATGGTGATCGACGCCCTGCTCGAAAAGGCTGACAAGATCCTCATCGGCGGCGCGATGGCCTACACCTTCAAGCTCGCTCAAGGCGGCAAGGTCGGCAACTCCCTCGCCGAACCGGATAAGGTCGAGACCGCCAAGAGCGCGCTCGAAAAGGCCAAGGCCAAGGGCGTGGAATTCCTCCTGCCGGTGGACAACCTCGTGTGCGACAAGCTCGACTTCAAGGGCGGCACGCTGGGCAACACCAAGGTGGTCGACGGCGACATCGAAGACGGTTGGGAAGGTGTCGACATCGGCCCCAAGACGATCGAGCTCTACGCCGGTGCGGTGAAGGACGCCAAGACGGTGCTCTGGAACGGCCCGATGGGTATCTTCGAAATTCCGGAATCCGCCAAGGGTACCTTCGCCGTCGCCAAGGTGGTGGCCGAGGCCGAAAACATCTCCATCATCGGGGGTGGCGACTCCGTCAAGGCCATCAAGAAGAGTGGCTACGGCGATAAAGTGACTTTCATGAGCACGGGTGGCGGCGCCAGCCTGGAGTTCCTGGAAGGCAAAGAACTGCCCGGGGTCGTCGCGCTTGACCAAAAGTAA
- the tpiA gene encoding triose-phosphate isomerase gives MRKYLIAGNWKMNKTASEAEDLVKEIHLAVGQQTEVGVCICPPFTSLETAARLLEGSNIQLGAQNMYPKAEGAYTGEVSPVMLRSLFCNFVILGHSERREYFGETDAFINEKVIAAFESSLKPILCVGETLAEREAEKTLEVVRTQLEGGLKGVSNEQAENLVVAYEPVWAIGTGKTATPEMAQEVHAAIRSWLGERFGETVGNKIRILYGGSMKPGNAPELLAQPDIDGGLIGGASLQGKSFVELVNAARQA, from the coding sequence ATGCGCAAATACCTGATCGCCGGCAACTGGAAGATGAATAAGACTGCGAGCGAGGCTGAAGACCTCGTGAAGGAGATTCACCTCGCTGTCGGCCAACAAACCGAAGTGGGCGTCTGCATCTGCCCGCCCTTTACCTCGCTGGAGACGGCGGCCCGCCTGCTGGAAGGCTCCAACATCCAGCTCGGCGCGCAAAACATGTATCCCAAGGCCGAAGGCGCTTACACGGGCGAAGTTTCTCCCGTGATGCTGCGCAGCCTGTTCTGCAACTTCGTCATCCTCGGGCACAGCGAGCGTCGTGAGTATTTCGGCGAAACCGATGCCTTCATCAACGAGAAGGTGATTGCGGCTTTCGAAAGCTCCCTCAAGCCCATCCTCTGCGTGGGTGAGACGTTGGCGGAGCGCGAAGCGGAGAAGACGCTCGAAGTCGTCCGCACCCAGCTCGAAGGCGGCCTCAAGGGCGTTTCCAACGAGCAGGCGGAAAACCTCGTGGTAGCCTACGAGCCCGTCTGGGCGATCGGCACCGGCAAGACGGCTACGCCCGAAATGGCGCAGGAAGTCCACGCCGCGATCCGCAGCTGGCTCGGCGAACGCTTCGGCGAAACCGTCGGCAACAAGATCCGCATCCTCTACGGCGGCTCGATGAAGCCCGGCAATGCTCCCGAACTCCTGGCCCAGCCCGATATCGACGGCGGCCTGATCGGTGGCGCTTCCCTCCAGGGCAAGTCATTCGTCGAGCTGGTCAACGCGGCCCGCCAGGCGTAA
- a CDS encoding OmpA family protein: MHRIFLVIGLTLAAAFAGCRQNVEPPDPGFTRVSPSAGAGSYTQNQGDFVGNDSILSAGQYDDTLQPRGAGDSLDNLEDAEVYGSVYFDFDKSYIRPADQPLLEEMASYLANNPNRTLAVVGHCDWRGTTEYNMALGDRRANAVKQYLLQLGVDGGRIQTVSKGDLEAETDAPDSQAAQDRRGDLLLLD, encoded by the coding sequence GTGCATCGAATTTTCTTGGTTATCGGGCTGACTCTCGCAGCCGCTTTTGCTGGTTGCCGTCAAAACGTCGAACCGCCGGACCCTGGATTCACGCGCGTTAGCCCCTCGGCTGGGGCTGGCTCTTATACCCAGAATCAGGGCGACTTTGTCGGCAATGATTCCATCCTGTCGGCCGGCCAATACGACGACACCCTGCAGCCGCGCGGCGCGGGCGATTCTCTCGACAACCTCGAAGATGCCGAGGTCTACGGCTCGGTTTATTTCGACTTCGACAAGTCGTACATCCGCCCGGCCGACCAGCCCCTGCTGGAAGAAATGGCCTCCTACCTCGCCAACAATCCCAACCGCACCTTGGCGGTGGTTGGCCATTGCGACTGGCGCGGCACCACGGAATACAACATGGCGCTGGGCGACCGTCGCGCCAATGCGGTGAAGCAATACCTCCTGCAGCTCGGCGTGGATGGTGGCCGGATTCAGACTGTGTCCAAGGGTGACCTCGAAGCCGAGACCGACGCTCCCGACTCCCAAGCCGCACAGGATCGCCGTGGCGACCTGCTGCTGCTCGACTAG
- a CDS encoding response regulator transcription factor: MKKVVIIEDQTAVREMIAQIVRTEPGFEVVAECGDGQTAVETCIEHKPDFVILDVMLPGLNGAEVLRRFSRQLPKTRVLIFSGYQDSVLLRELLEAGAHGFIGKSAPLTELQKGIQVVAGGGSYFSPEVAQILREAMTNPAGVANPAVNRLTTREREILQLIAESYSTKEIANKLKISVKTAENHRTNLMKKLDLHDIASLTRFAIEYGLIEPPVRPTLLGSN, from the coding sequence ATGAAAAAGGTCGTTATTATTGAAGATCAGACGGCAGTGCGCGAAATGATCGCGCAAATTGTGCGAACGGAACCCGGTTTTGAAGTAGTCGCTGAATGCGGAGATGGACAAACTGCGGTCGAGACCTGCATCGAACACAAACCGGATTTCGTGATCCTGGATGTGATGCTTCCGGGTCTCAATGGTGCAGAGGTCCTTCGCCGCTTCTCGCGTCAACTGCCGAAAACCCGCGTGCTCATCTTTTCCGGCTACCAGGACTCTGTGCTCCTGCGTGAATTGCTGGAAGCAGGTGCGCACGGCTTTATCGGCAAGAGCGCTCCGCTCACGGAGCTGCAGAAGGGTATCCAGGTCGTCGCCGGCGGCGGGAGCTACTTCAGCCCGGAAGTGGCCCAAATCCTTCGCGAAGCGATGACCAACCCGGCTGGCGTCGCCAACCCGGCCGTCAATCGCCTCACGACCCGCGAACGCGAGATCCTCCAGCTGATTGCCGAGAGCTACAGCACCAAGGAGATCGCGAACAAGCTGAAGATCAGCGTGAAGACGGCGGAAAACCACCGAACCAACCTGATGAAGAAGCTGGACCTGCACGACATCGCGAGCCTCACCCGCTTTGCGATCGAGTATGGCCTGATCGAACCGCCGGTCCGCCCCACGCTTCTCGGCTCCAACTAA
- the ruvA gene encoding Holliday junction branch migration protein RuvA, with translation MIVHLEGTLVEATPLSAVLDLHGVGYGLAIPVTTAERLPALGQKVRLFTHVVYREDAQTLYGFATPEEREWFRLLSEHVSGIGPKIALSILSKLSIPMLRQAIAQEDVKTLSQCPGIGAKTAARLCVELKDKVAGLAKNSTPAAPSSPAGSTAPAPSQFGDAVAALITLGYKLDAADKAVRQAQQKLGSDASTEALIMAALR, from the coding sequence ATGATCGTCCACCTCGAAGGGACTCTGGTTGAAGCCACCCCGCTCAGCGCCGTGCTCGATCTGCACGGCGTGGGCTATGGCCTCGCCATCCCCGTGACGACGGCAGAACGCCTGCCCGCCCTTGGGCAAAAGGTCCGCCTCTTCACGCACGTCGTCTACCGCGAAGACGCCCAGACCCTCTACGGCTTTGCCACGCCGGAAGAGCGCGAATGGTTCCGCCTGCTCAGCGAGCACGTCAGCGGCATCGGCCCCAAGATTGCGCTGAGCATCCTCAGCAAGCTCTCGATCCCGATGCTGCGCCAGGCCATCGCGCAGGAAGACGTAAAAACTCTCTCCCAGTGCCCCGGCATCGGTGCTAAAACGGCGGCGCGCCTCTGCGTAGAGCTGAAAGACAAGGTGGCCGGGCTGGCCAAAAACTCGACGCCCGCCGCCCCCAGCTCTCCTGCCGGCAGCACCGCCCCGGCCCCTTCACAATTTGGCGATGCGGTGGCCGCCCTCATCACGCTCGGCTACAAGCTCGACGCGGCAGACAAGGCCGTGCGCCAGGCCCAGCAAAAACTCGGTAGCGACGCCTCCACCGAGGCCCTGATCATGGCCGCGCTGCGCTAG
- the dapB gene encoding 4-hydroxy-tetrahydrodipicolinate reductase, giving the protein MSKLPVLIYGSRGRMGRVLTDVASACQVEVVATIDQDEGDLTEGLSKAAVAIDFSFHAATVRLLEAAVKLGKGVVIGTTGHTPEEQALIRQAAEKIPVVWAGNYSIGVNLLFYLTRKAAAILGDDYQPEILELHHRHKKDAPSGTAANLVDLVREARDLPESAVINGREGITGERPNDQIGVHAVRGGQIIGEHTVFFIGEQDRIELTHRAQDRGIFARGAHRAARWVNEQPAGLYDMRDVLGLKD; this is encoded by the coding sequence ATGAGCAAGCTTCCGGTATTGATTTACGGTAGTCGTGGCCGCATGGGCCGCGTGCTGACCGACGTGGCCTCCGCCTGCCAGGTGGAAGTCGTGGCGACCATCGACCAGGATGAAGGCGACCTCACGGAAGGCCTCTCGAAGGCTGCCGTCGCGATCGACTTCAGTTTCCATGCCGCCACCGTGCGACTGCTCGAAGCGGCGGTAAAGCTCGGCAAAGGCGTCGTCATCGGCACAACCGGCCACACGCCGGAAGAGCAGGCGCTGATCCGCCAGGCGGCGGAGAAAATCCCCGTCGTCTGGGCGGGTAACTACTCCATCGGCGTCAACCTGCTCTTTTACCTCACGCGCAAAGCCGCCGCTATTCTTGGTGACGACTATCAGCCGGAAATCCTGGAGCTGCACCACCGCCACAAGAAAGACGCGCCCTCCGGCACCGCCGCCAACTTGGTCGACCTCGTGCGCGAAGCCCGCGACTTGCCCGAATCGGCCGTCATCAATGGCCGCGAAGGGATCACCGGCGAGCGCCCGAACGACCAGATCGGCGTGCACGCGGTGCGCGGCGGCCAGATTATCGGCGAACACACGGTGTTCTTTATCGGCGAGCAGGACCGCATCGAGCTGACTCACCGCGCTCAGGACCGCGGCATCTTTGCCCGTGGCGCTCACCGCGCGGCCCGCTGGGTCAACGAACAGCCGGCCGGGCTCTACGATATGCGCGACGTGCTCGGGCTCAAGGACTAG
- the dapA gene encoding 4-hydroxy-tetrahydrodipicolinate synthase, translated as MAHQVTPFAGVYTAIITPFRNGKVDYPELERQVNRQIDAGVDGIVAVGTTGESPTLDTAEHLAVIEAIVKYSNGRVCVLAGTGANATSEAVYLVKEADARGVDAHLQVAPYYNKPTQEGLFRHFSAISEATEKPIMLYSIPGRCGIEIGIETVRRLSENTANVTSIKEAGGDVTRVSALRQACGERLTILCGDDGLTLPFMAEGATGVVSVASNLLPEVLVDMVRKFRQGNVEGARSVASRNYALLTDLVFLEGNPVTIKTAMFEAGYLADPEIRLPLVPLSEVNLPRLRAALKEIGLQTRA; from the coding sequence ATGGCACATCAGGTTACGCCCTTCGCGGGAGTTTACACCGCGATCATCACGCCCTTCAGGAACGGAAAGGTCGATTACCCGGAGCTGGAACGCCAGGTCAACCGGCAGATCGACGCTGGGGTGGATGGGATCGTCGCCGTCGGTACGACCGGCGAGTCCCCCACCCTCGACACGGCTGAGCACCTCGCCGTGATCGAAGCGATCGTCAAATACAGCAATGGGCGCGTATGCGTGCTGGCCGGCACGGGGGCAAACGCCACCAGCGAAGCGGTCTACCTCGTGAAGGAGGCCGACGCGCGCGGCGTGGACGCCCACCTGCAGGTGGCTCCCTATTACAACAAGCCGACCCAGGAAGGCCTTTTTCGCCACTTCAGCGCGATCTCCGAAGCGACGGAAAAGCCGATCATGCTCTATTCCATCCCGGGCCGTTGCGGCATCGAGATCGGGATCGAGACGGTGCGCCGCCTTTCGGAGAACACCGCCAACGTCACCTCCATCAAGGAAGCGGGCGGCGATGTCACCCGCGTCTCGGCCCTGCGCCAGGCTTGCGGCGAGCGGCTGACGATCCTCTGCGGCGATGACGGCCTCACCCTGCCCTTCATGGCCGAAGGCGCGACGGGCGTGGTCTCCGTCGCTTCCAACCTCCTGCCCGAAGTGCTGGTCGACATGGTCCGCAAGTTCCGCCAAGGCAACGTGGAAGGCGCGCGCAGCGTGGCCAGCCGCAACTACGCCCTGCTGACCGACCTCGTCTTCCTCGAAGGCAACCCGGTGACGATCAAGACCGCCATGTTCGAGGCCGGCTACCTCGCCGACCCCGAAATCCGCCTACCCTTGGTGCCGTTGAGCGAGGTCAACCTGCCCCGCCTGCGTGCCGCGCTGAAGGAAATCGGCCTCCAGACCCGCGCTTAA
- a CDS encoding PilT/PilU family type 4a pilus ATPase translates to MSDEIELFQNLLELAVENGASDIHIKTDKPAVLRIHGSLEPVDMDALRQEQILTFVEAACPGEFIDRWKVEHQIDFAYVLPGVARFRVNAFYQRGTPSIAFRYVNDQPPTFEKLNHNPEDFVKLCQYNDGITLVCGPTGSGKSSTLAAMLNWINHNEDAHIVTLEDPIEFTYTDVKSMFNQREIGIDTRDFAQAMRAVLRQDPDIILIGEMRDAETFDVALSAAETGHYVFGTLHSSSAQQSVQRLFEFYPPEQHMGLRRQIASALRSTVTQRLVPALDGGRMPITEVFIVEGLARTIIGEGELHKINAVIEASHELGSHTFNQDLFRLVKAGKITKQTALAYSPNPKALEMNLKGIFLSTGGLVS, encoded by the coding sequence ATGTCCGACGAGATCGAGCTGTTTCAAAATCTGCTGGAGCTGGCCGTGGAAAACGGCGCCAGCGATATTCACATCAAGACCGACAAGCCAGCGGTGTTGCGGATCCACGGCTCGCTGGAGCCGGTCGACATGGATGCCCTGCGCCAGGAGCAGATCCTGACTTTTGTCGAGGCGGCCTGCCCGGGTGAATTTATCGACCGCTGGAAGGTCGAGCACCAGATCGACTTTGCCTACGTGTTGCCGGGAGTGGCTCGTTTTCGCGTGAATGCCTTTTATCAGCGGGGCACGCCAAGTATTGCGTTTCGCTACGTCAACGACCAGCCGCCGACCTTCGAGAAGCTGAACCACAACCCGGAGGACTTCGTCAAGCTGTGCCAGTACAACGACGGCATTACGCTGGTCTGTGGCCCCACGGGTTCGGGCAAGAGCTCGACGCTTGCGGCAATGCTCAACTGGATCAACCACAACGAAGATGCCCACATCGTCACGCTGGAAGACCCGATCGAGTTTACCTACACCGACGTCAAGAGCATGTTCAACCAGCGCGAGATCGGCATCGACACCCGCGACTTTGCACAGGCGATGCGTGCGGTGCTGCGGCAAGACCCGGACATCATCCTGATCGGCGAAATGCGGGATGCGGAGACCTTCGACGTCGCGCTCTCCGCAGCCGAGACGGGGCACTATGTGTTTGGCACGCTGCACAGCTCCAGCGCCCAGCAGAGCGTGCAGCGCCTCTTCGAGTTTTACCCGCCGGAGCAGCATATGGGCTTGCGTCGTCAGATTGCCAGTGCGCTGCGTTCGACCGTCACCCAACGGCTTGTGCCGGCCCTCGACGGCGGTCGTATGCCGATCACAGAGGTGTTTATCGTCGAGGGGCTCGCCCGGACGATCATCGGCGAAGGCGAGCTGCACAAGATCAACGCTGTGATTGAGGCTTCGCATGAGCTGGGCTCGCACACCTTCAATCAGGACCTTTTTCGGCTGGTGAAGGCGGGCAAGATTACCAAGCAGACTGCGCTGGCTTACTCGCCGAACCCGAAGGCGCTCGAGATGAACCTCAAGGGGATCTTCCTCTCCACCGGTGGGCTTGTGTCTTAA